The following proteins come from a genomic window of Gimesia chilikensis:
- a CDS encoding glucose 1-dehydrogenase has translation MRFRDRVVIVTGGSKGIGEGCSRVFCAEGGHVAILARGIQAGQALARELNEAGPGKAMFVQCDVGEHEQLRSAIEVVVEQYGRLDCIINNAGVHPPAMSLEETSIEEMEQLMRVNFLSTFAGAKYALPHLRKTKGTIVNMSSITAVLGQHHSTAYCSTKGAQVSFTKSLAIELGEAGIRVNAILPSNIDTPLMHDWAATLPDPQTALKRVADLQVFKRMGTIEEMGKLALFLATEDSSFITGQAIEAEGGASLDY, from the coding sequence ATGAGATTTCGAGATCGCGTCGTGATTGTCACCGGTGGCAGCAAGGGGATCGGCGAAGGCTGTTCCCGTGTCTTTTGTGCAGAGGGTGGCCACGTGGCGATTCTGGCCCGAGGCATTCAGGCAGGTCAGGCACTGGCTCGCGAACTGAACGAAGCCGGCCCCGGAAAAGCGATGTTCGTGCAATGCGATGTCGGTGAGCACGAACAGCTTCGCTCCGCAATCGAAGTGGTCGTCGAGCAATATGGACGACTTGACTGCATCATCAATAATGCAGGCGTGCATCCGCCCGCGATGTCCCTGGAAGAAACCAGCATCGAAGAGATGGAACAGCTGATGCGTGTCAACTTTCTCAGCACCTTCGCGGGGGCCAAATACGCGTTACCTCACTTGCGGAAAACCAAAGGGACGATCGTCAATATGTCGTCGATTACCGCAGTTCTGGGGCAGCATCACTCAACGGCTTACTGCTCCACCAAAGGCGCGCAGGTCAGCTTTACCAAATCACTGGCGATTGAGCTGGGTGAAGCAGGCATCCGCGTGAATGCGATTCTTCCCAGTAATATCGACACTCCACTGATGCACGACTGGGCAGCGACACTACCCGATCCCCAGACCGCCCTGAAACGAGTTGCTGATCTGCAGGTCTTCAAGCGGATGGGAACCATCGAAGAAATGGGTAAACTGGCTTTATTCCTGGCAACCGAGGATTCCAGTTTTATTACCGGACAGGCCATCGAAGCCGAAGGGGGCGCCAGCCTCGATTACTGA
- a CDS encoding threonine/serine dehydratase: MQAPTFQDIQEALPRVREVLAPTPLYEWPGLSQLTGTRLFLKHENHQPVGAFKVRGGINLVSTLSDAEREAGIMGCSTGNHGQSLAFAARRFGIKCTIVVPRHNNPDKVRAIQMLGAEIIEAGEDFNEAKHYLETELVDGKRRYVHSANEPKLIAGVGTQGIEIFETLPDPDVVIVPVGMGSGVCGTGIVAKHLRPQTEVIAVQAENAPANQLSWKAGSPQTTETAQTWAEGVATRAGAELTQQIMQSVVDDFLLVGEDEMRLAAYHILQKTHNLAEGAGAAALAAVLKYPDRFAGKKVVAVFSGGNLNLAELPEILRLGSEQSA; the protein is encoded by the coding sequence ATGCAAGCTCCAACGTTTCAGGATATCCAGGAGGCCCTCCCCCGTGTAAGAGAGGTGCTGGCACCCACTCCCCTTTACGAATGGCCCGGCTTGAGTCAGTTAACAGGCACTCGACTATTCCTGAAACACGAAAACCACCAGCCGGTCGGTGCGTTCAAAGTACGTGGCGGTATTAACCTGGTGAGTACCCTGTCTGACGCAGAGCGTGAAGCGGGTATCATGGGCTGTTCGACCGGCAATCATGGTCAGTCCCTGGCATTCGCGGCTCGCAGATTTGGTATCAAGTGTACGATCGTGGTCCCGCGGCATAATAATCCGGATAAAGTCCGCGCTATCCAGATGCTGGGGGCTGAAATCATTGAAGCGGGTGAAGACTTCAATGAAGCCAAGCACTATCTGGAAACCGAACTGGTCGATGGGAAGCGACGTTATGTGCACTCGGCTAATGAACCCAAGCTGATTGCAGGCGTAGGGACCCAGGGCATCGAAATTTTTGAAACCCTGCCCGATCCGGATGTGGTCATCGTACCGGTAGGGATGGGCAGCGGTGTCTGTGGTACGGGCATCGTTGCGAAACACCTGCGTCCCCAAACGGAAGTTATCGCGGTACAGGCAGAGAACGCACCGGCAAATCAGCTCTCCTGGAAAGCGGGCAGCCCGCAGACAACCGAGACCGCACAGACCTGGGCGGAAGGAGTCGCCACTCGCGCTGGCGCCGAGCTGACACAGCAGATCATGCAGTCGGTGGTCGATGATTTTCTACTGGTCGGCGAAGATGAGATGCGGCTGGCGGCTTACCACATTCTCCAAAAGACCCACAACCTTGCCGAAGGAGCCGGTGCAGCTGCACTGGCAGCTGTCTTAAAATATCCAGATCGGTTCGCGGGTAAAAAGGTGGTGGCCGTCTTCAGTGGTGGTAATCTGAATCTTGCTGAACTCCCGGAGATTTTGCGGCTCGGCTCCGAACAATCGGCATGA